A genomic region of Mesobacillus jeotgali contains the following coding sequences:
- a CDS encoding YjcG family protein yields MKFGIVIFPSKKIQDYANSMRRRYDPHYALIPPHVTLKSSFEATEEEIKEIANKLDSIARNFRPVNIKVTKIGSFKPVNNVIYLKVESPEDLENLHNELNATFENGNQEYNFVPHITIGQKMSDDEHSDVYGSLRMTKVQFEDTADRIHLLYQLDNGSWTVYETFRLGKE; encoded by the coding sequence ATGAAATTCGGTATTGTCATTTTTCCATCGAAGAAAATCCAGGATTATGCAAATTCAATGAGACGGCGTTACGATCCGCACTATGCTTTAATCCCGCCTCACGTAACTTTAAAGTCCTCCTTTGAAGCAACGGAGGAAGAAATCAAGGAAATCGCGAATAAACTCGATTCAATCGCCAGGAATTTCAGACCAGTCAACATCAAGGTCACTAAGATTGGTTCCTTTAAGCCCGTTAACAATGTAATCTACTTAAAGGTTGAATCACCTGAAGACTTGGAAAATCTTCATAATGAACTAAATGCAACCTTTGAAAACGGAAATCAGGAGTATAACTTTGTACCTCATATCACTATCGGACAAAAAATGTCTGACGATGAACATTCCGACGTTTATGGTTCATTGAGGATGACAAAAGTGCAATTTGAGGATACCGCCGACAGAATCCACCTATTATACCAGTTGGATAATGGATCGTGGACGGTATATGAAACATTCAGGCTCGGAAAGGAATAA
- a CDS encoding alpha/beta hydrolase encodes MDFPMGKIEEIKLQSKELGEEVLMLVYLPANFSPLYKYSLLIAQDGRDYFQLGRIGRIADELLGKKEIENVIIVGIPYASVEDRRRKYHPNGEQHQAYIRFLAHELVPYLDEQYPTYQMGMGRSLIGDSLAATVSLLAALQYPHTFGKVLLQSPYVNEDVFTAVKGFRQPELLQIYHTVGEQETVVKTSSSKNKDFLTPNRELSRIFKERGFGYFYNEFEGDHTWTYWQPDLKRAIRQVFS; translated from the coding sequence ATGGATTTTCCAATGGGCAAAATAGAAGAAATTAAACTTCAAAGCAAGGAGCTTGGAGAAGAAGTACTTATGCTGGTATACTTGCCTGCCAACTTTTCTCCCTTATATAAATATTCATTACTTATCGCACAGGATGGCCGGGATTATTTCCAACTCGGAAGGATTGGAAGGATTGCTGACGAGCTCCTTGGCAAAAAGGAAATTGAAAACGTCATCATCGTGGGAATACCTTATGCATCCGTTGAGGATAGACGGCGAAAGTACCACCCAAATGGAGAACAGCATCAAGCCTATATTCGTTTTCTGGCTCATGAGCTTGTTCCTTATTTAGATGAACAATATCCTACCTACCAAATGGGCATGGGCCGCTCATTGATTGGTGATTCACTCGCAGCTACAGTTTCCTTGCTTGCCGCGCTCCAGTATCCGCACACATTTGGAAAAGTGCTTCTTCAATCACCTTATGTTAACGAGGATGTATTCACGGCTGTAAAAGGCTTCCGACAACCTGAATTGCTTCAAATCTATCATACTGTCGGAGAGCAGGAAACAGTGGTGAAAACGTCATCTTCCAAAAACAAGGACTTTTTAACGCCAAACAGGGAGCTGTCGAGGATATTTAAGGAAAGAGGCTTTGGCTATTTTTACAATGAGTTCGAGGGAGATCATACATGGACCTATTGGCAGCCAGACCTCAAGCGGGCAATTAGACAAGTGTTTTCCTAA
- a CDS encoding TAXI family TRAP transporter solute-binding subunit yields the protein MKKRKFLLFTALMLVLSMVLAACGGGDSKEEGGGEGQSEEKPKYMSILTGGTGGTYFPLGGSFAKIVSDATGVSTNAETTGASAENMQSIKDGKGEIAFTQTDIASYATEGKLMFDGNKIENIKAIGTLYPETIQIVTTEKSGIKSVEDLKGKKVSIGAPGSGTAANAEQILEVYGLSLDDIEKQDLSFDESVNGIKDGNIDAAFVTAGTPTAAVEELSATEKVVIVPVEADKAEELIEKYPYYAKEVVPSGTYKLDSEVPTVAVLAMLVVKADLSEDLVYDITKSIFENLDQVTHAKAKQIKPENALNGVGIEVHAGAQKYYDEKGIKAAE from the coding sequence ATGAAAAAAAGAAAGTTTCTTTTGTTCACTGCATTGATGCTGGTTCTTTCAATGGTACTGGCTGCATGTGGTGGCGGCGACTCTAAAGAAGAGGGCGGCGGAGAAGGACAATCAGAAGAAAAACCAAAATATATGAGCATCCTTACTGGCGGTACGGGTGGTACATACTTCCCGCTTGGCGGGTCTTTTGCCAAGATTGTTTCTGATGCAACTGGGGTCAGCACGAACGCTGAAACTACAGGTGCTTCTGCAGAAAACATGCAGAGCATTAAAGATGGAAAAGGTGAAATCGCCTTCACACAAACGGACATCGCTTCCTACGCAACTGAAGGAAAGCTGATGTTCGATGGAAACAAAATCGAAAATATCAAGGCAATCGGAACATTGTATCCTGAAACAATCCAAATCGTCACAACAGAAAAATCAGGAATCAAATCAGTAGAAGACCTTAAGGGCAAGAAGGTCTCAATCGGTGCACCAGGTTCTGGTACGGCAGCGAATGCTGAACAAATCCTTGAAGTCTACGGTCTTTCACTGGATGATATCGAAAAGCAGGACTTGAGCTTTGATGAATCAGTAAACGGTATCAAAGATGGCAACATCGATGCTGCTTTCGTTACTGCTGGAACACCTACAGCTGCTGTAGAAGAACTTTCTGCAACGGAAAAGGTAGTTATTGTTCCGGTTGAGGCTGATAAAGCTGAAGAGCTTATCGAAAAGTATCCTTACTATGCTAAAGAAGTAGTACCTTCTGGAACATACAAACTTGATTCTGAAGTGCCGACAGTGGCAGTTCTTGCAATGCTTGTTGTAAAAGCAGACCTGTCAGAGGACCTTGTCTATGACATTACAAAGTCAATCTTTGAAAATCTTGACCAGGTAACACACGCAAAAGCGAAGCAAATCAAGCCGGAAAATGCTCTGAACGGTGTTGGCATTGAAGTTCACGCAGGTGCCCAGAAGTACTATGATGAAAAAGGTATTAAGGCAGCTGAGTAA
- a CDS encoding DUF1850 domain-containing protein has protein sequence MNFNWIKSKIFVLLTLIIFLAIISINIPYKQALVFQAPESNDILCYVPINTGEAFKIKYKHSIHLSDVIESYKVTKSHKIRQYELEYEDFAIGMPSEIADGENFEMKDGKYYITNMNREFSHFDMRLGQVRANHTLIYEDITYPLSKAIEPGTRVRIKIEEISLLKQLEGVNILDDK, from the coding sequence ATGAATTTTAACTGGATTAAATCAAAAATCTTCGTTCTGTTAACCCTCATTATTTTTTTAGCAATTATCTCAATCAATATCCCATACAAACAAGCTCTAGTTTTTCAAGCACCTGAAAGTAATGATATACTCTGCTATGTACCGATTAATACAGGGGAAGCCTTTAAAATAAAGTATAAGCATTCGATCCATCTGTCAGATGTGATTGAAAGCTACAAAGTTACCAAAAGCCATAAAATCAGGCAATACGAACTGGAGTATGAGGATTTTGCTATCGGTATGCCATCTGAAATTGCGGATGGAGAGAACTTTGAAATGAAGGATGGCAAGTACTATATTACAAATATGAACAGGGAATTTTCGCATTTCGATATGAGGCTTGGCCAGGTCCGGGCAAACCACACCCTGATTTATGAAGACATAACGTACCCGTTGTCCAAGGCGATTGAACCAGGGACAAGGGTGCGGATAAAGATTGAGGAAATTAGTTTATTGAAGCAATTGGAAGGAGTGAATATCCTTGACGACAAATGA
- a CDS encoding TRAP transporter permease, giving the protein MVSQEKQQELLEKYDPEAATRKLAGKMGWIVFFGLLAFSVFQLYTSIFGVLTAQLQRSIHLGFALALIFLLFPARKKNLKVKKVAWYDLLLAVIAVAVGAYWPVMIDELVNRVGRLTPTDFYIGIAAILLVLEATRRTVGLPITIIAALFMAYALFGPYMPGFLAHRGLDLESLVQTMFFTTEGILGTPLGVSSTFIFLFLLFGAFLVKTGVGQYFNDLAVAVAGKSTGGPAKVAIFSSALQGTISGSSVANVVTSGSFTIPMMKKLGYRKEFAGAVEAAASTGGQLMPPIMGAAAFLMVEFIGGGITYWDIAKAATIPALLYFTGIWIMTHFEAKRIGLRGLSDEEMPNRKEVLKKIYLLLPILIVIILMVSGMSIMRAALWSILSTIVVSAFSKETRIGFRDAIDALVDGARTALGVAAATAAAGIIVGVVTKTGLGLKLANGLLDLSGGYLIPTLMLTMLAAIVLGMGSPTTANYVITSTIAAPAIILLGVPDLSAHLFVFYFGIIADITPPVALAAFAAAGVSGGEPLRTGVNSAKLAIAAFIIPYMFVLSPELLMIDTTWTELIWVVFTAISGMLAIGAGIIGYWLRKLYWWERVLGIIGGIMLIYPEGMTDIIGLGLFILLVALQVIIKDKDSVKPKTAN; this is encoded by the coding sequence ATGGTATCTCAAGAAAAACAACAAGAGCTTCTGGAGAAATATGATCCTGAAGCTGCAACTAGAAAATTGGCAGGTAAGATGGGATGGATTGTTTTCTTCGGGCTTCTGGCTTTCTCAGTATTCCAGCTATACACCTCCATATTTGGTGTCCTTACTGCCCAGCTCCAGCGTTCGATCCACCTGGGATTCGCTCTAGCACTCATTTTCTTGCTGTTTCCAGCAAGGAAGAAGAATCTTAAAGTGAAAAAGGTTGCATGGTATGACCTGCTATTGGCTGTGATTGCTGTTGCTGTCGGTGCCTATTGGCCAGTGATGATTGATGAACTCGTCAACCGTGTCGGCCGTTTGACACCAACAGATTTCTACATTGGTATTGCCGCTATCCTGCTGGTCCTTGAAGCGACACGAAGGACGGTTGGCTTGCCGATCACGATTATTGCAGCTTTATTCATGGCTTATGCTCTTTTTGGACCTTATATGCCAGGATTTTTGGCACACAGAGGTCTAGACCTGGAATCTCTAGTTCAGACAATGTTCTTTACTACTGAGGGTATTCTGGGAACTCCATTGGGTGTTTCATCAACATTCATCTTCCTATTCTTATTGTTCGGTGCATTCCTGGTAAAGACGGGTGTTGGTCAATATTTCAATGATCTAGCTGTTGCTGTAGCAGGTAAAAGTACTGGAGGACCAGCCAAGGTTGCGATTTTCTCCAGCGCCCTGCAGGGAACAATCAGTGGAAGCTCAGTTGCTAACGTTGTTACATCGGGTTCATTTACGATTCCGATGATGAAAAAGCTTGGCTACCGAAAAGAATTTGCTGGTGCCGTAGAAGCTGCGGCATCAACTGGAGGACAGCTGATGCCTCCAATCATGGGTGCGGCAGCGTTCCTGATGGTTGAATTCATCGGAGGCGGAATCACTTATTGGGATATTGCTAAAGCAGCGACAATTCCGGCTTTATTATATTTTACGGGTATTTGGATCATGACGCACTTTGAGGCGAAAAGAATCGGTCTGCGAGGTTTATCCGATGAAGAAATGCCAAACAGAAAAGAAGTGCTTAAAAAGATTTATCTGCTTTTGCCTATCCTGATTGTTATTATCTTGATGGTAAGCGGTATGAGTATCATGCGTGCTGCTCTGTGGTCGATTCTATCAACAATTGTCGTAAGTGCTTTCAGTAAAGAGACGAGAATCGGTTTTAGAGATGCAATCGATGCACTTGTCGATGGTGCGCGAACAGCCCTGGGTGTAGCGGCAGCTACAGCTGCAGCAGGTATCATTGTTGGGGTAGTTACGAAGACTGGCCTCGGATTGAAGCTGGCAAATGGCTTGCTCGACCTTTCAGGTGGTTACTTGATTCCAACTTTGATGTTAACAATGCTTGCAGCAATCGTTTTAGGTATGGGTTCACCAACTACGGCTAACTATGTTATCACATCAACGATCGCTGCACCGGCGATTATCCTGTTGGGTGTACCCGATTTATCTGCTCACTTATTTGTATTTTACTTTGGTATTATTGCCGACATCACTCCTCCTGTTGCGCTGGCAGCATTTGCGGCTGCAGGTGTTTCCGGCGGAGAACCGCTGCGTACAGGTGTGAATTCGGCTAAGCTGGCAATCGCCGCTTTTATCATCCCTTATATGTTCGTGTTATCTCCTGAACTCCTGATGATCGATACAACCTGGACAGAATTAATTTGGGTAGTATTCACTGCCATTTCAGGTATGCTGGCAATTGGTGCAGGCATTATCGGTTACTGGCTGAGGAAATTGTACTGGTGGGAAAGAGTGCTGGGAATTATCGGAGGTATTATGCTGATTTACCCAGAAGGTATGACAGATATCATCGGTCTTGGGTTATTCATTCTCCTTGTTGCACTCCAAGTGATCATCAAGGATAAAGACTCAGTGAAACCAAAGACTGCAAATTAA
- a CDS encoding NUDIX hydrolase, with protein MENELLKVFDQQGKCIGTATRSEVHKAGHWHETFHCWFTERIDNEDFLFFQVRSSAKKDYPNLLDITAAGHILADESPVDGLRELKEELGIDLALEELDSLGMIKDSLNSPGFIDNELCHVFLYGKPVPIDDYWLQSDEVSGIMMASITEFENLWFGKKKKIQVEGFLANVKNEKKSYCMHVSKNDFVPHEDAYIESVIKAIKKL; from the coding sequence ATGGAAAACGAATTGCTTAAGGTGTTTGATCAACAGGGAAAATGTATTGGAACTGCTACGAGGTCTGAAGTTCATAAAGCAGGTCATTGGCATGAAACCTTTCATTGCTGGTTTACCGAGCGGATAGACAATGAAGACTTTCTGTTCTTCCAAGTCCGCAGTTCAGCTAAAAAAGATTATCCTAATTTGTTGGATATTACGGCAGCAGGACATATTCTTGCCGATGAAAGTCCTGTGGATGGCTTAAGAGAATTGAAAGAGGAACTTGGGATAGACCTTGCCTTGGAGGAATTGGATTCGTTAGGGATGATCAAGGATTCATTGAACAGTCCTGGATTTATCGACAACGAATTATGTCATGTATTTTTGTATGGAAAACCTGTACCTATCGATGATTACTGGCTGCAAAGTGATGAGGTATCGGGTATCATGATGGCGAGCATTACTGAATTTGAAAATCTTTGGTTTGGTAAGAAAAAGAAGATACAGGTTGAAGGTTTCCTGGCGAACGTGAAAAATGAAAAGAAATCATACTGCATGCATGTGTCCAAAAATGATTTTGTCCCACATGAAGACGCATATATCGAAAGTGTAATTAAGGCAATTAAAAAATTATAG
- a CDS encoding DUF2515 domain-containing protein gives MSLAKNHSEQELIIIREIKQKTEELNINNITRTKAYLDFYNRHPEIHWAFLAHMVSRNGGWSMTDLKAELLARLLSKREKSSYFSFLERGNWLIFQDAYPQLLLYEESLKTKEPLFRLLPHFNVSIFIETIWEYYWNSSNSSLLTFGLIINEQNYIENRVIQNQKYIKDVFGTMEFELQDLLSFNQILFPYNDFGVTKLAGQKVNQFESLHERIQLGKRLYTILFDKEVLKKVEEWAVTHPHTGSRKDYWPHIFNDVHEGRPGLKYQIKLNSCKLKSGARRIYSPTLENVWNNVRHQEAEKGEWFSDLKVLEYLREIEGPSVGNIEYQYCQTLEKLELAAFAKKIISLLD, from the coding sequence GTGAGTTTGGCTAAAAACCACTCAGAGCAAGAGTTAATAATTATTCGCGAGATAAAGCAGAAGACTGAAGAACTAAACATAAATAATATCACTAGAACAAAAGCGTATCTTGATTTTTATAATAGACACCCCGAAATCCACTGGGCATTCCTGGCCCATATGGTCTCACGGAATGGCGGTTGGAGCATGACGGATTTAAAAGCTGAGCTTTTAGCAAGGCTGTTATCTAAAAGGGAAAAAAGCTCCTATTTTTCTTTCCTTGAACGAGGGAATTGGCTTATCTTCCAGGATGCCTATCCACAGCTGCTGCTTTACGAAGAAAGTCTCAAAACGAAAGAACCGCTATTCAGGCTGCTTCCCCACTTTAATGTTTCCATCTTTATCGAGACGATCTGGGAATATTACTGGAACTCTTCCAATTCATCTCTGCTCACATTTGGACTGATTATTAATGAACAGAACTATATCGAAAATAGAGTCATCCAGAATCAGAAATATATCAAAGATGTATTCGGTACCATGGAGTTTGAATTACAGGATCTATTATCATTTAATCAAATTCTTTTCCCTTATAATGATTTCGGTGTGACTAAATTGGCCGGACAGAAAGTAAATCAGTTCGAATCATTGCATGAAAGAATCCAATTAGGAAAGAGACTTTATACTATCCTTTTTGATAAGGAAGTTTTAAAAAAGGTGGAAGAGTGGGCCGTGACACACCCACATACTGGTTCACGAAAAGATTACTGGCCTCATATTTTTAATGATGTACACGAAGGAAGGCCTGGGCTTAAATATCAAATAAAATTGAATTCCTGCAAGCTTAAATCTGGAGCAAGACGAATCTATAGCCCGACACTTGAAAATGTATGGAATAACGTTAGACACCAGGAAGCTGAGAAGGGCGAGTGGTTTAGTGATCTTAAAGTATTAGAGTATCTTAGAGAGATAGAGGGACCATCGGTTGGCAATATTGAATATCAATACTGTCAAACACTTGAAAAGCTGGAACTTGCTGCTTTTGCAAAGAAAATTATTTCTCTTTTAGATTAG
- a CDS encoding ABC transporter substrate-binding protein has product MKKKLLILFSALLLVTSLAACSSSQSSVEKEGTLKKVSIVLDWTPNTNHTGIYVAKENGYFKKHGLDVNIILPGEAGADQLVASGKSEFGVSYQEGITQARIQGIPLVSLAAVIQHNTSGFASPKGKNIVSPKDFEGKTYGGWGSPIEEAVINSLMKQENTAVEKVKIINMGDSDFFTAVNRDIDFAWIYYGWTGVEAEIRNEPINMVYLTDYSEKLDYYTPVITTNEKMIKDDPETVEAFMAALTEGYEFAIEHPADSADVLIQAVPDLDEELVKRSQEWLSPRYQDDAARWGEQKLEVWENYSEWMFDNGLLEKELEADKAFTNEFLPKRGN; this is encoded by the coding sequence ATGAAGAAGAAATTATTAATCTTGTTTTCTGCGTTATTGTTAGTCACAAGTTTGGCTGCTTGTTCTTCGAGCCAGTCATCTGTGGAAAAGGAAGGCACATTGAAGAAGGTGTCAATTGTGCTCGATTGGACGCCTAATACAAACCATACGGGCATCTATGTAGCGAAAGAAAATGGCTATTTTAAGAAGCATGGTTTAGATGTAAATATAATACTTCCTGGAGAAGCGGGAGCTGACCAGCTTGTCGCGTCAGGAAAGTCGGAATTCGGAGTAAGTTACCAGGAAGGAATCACGCAGGCGAGAATCCAGGGGATACCGCTTGTTTCACTGGCGGCTGTTATTCAGCATAATACTTCAGGATTTGCCTCGCCTAAGGGCAAGAATATAGTTTCACCAAAAGACTTTGAAGGCAAAACCTATGGCGGCTGGGGATCACCAATTGAAGAGGCTGTAATCAATTCATTAATGAAACAAGAAAATACCGCTGTGGAAAAAGTCAAAATAATTAATATGGGAGACTCTGACTTTTTTACAGCCGTGAATCGTGATATTGATTTTGCCTGGATTTATTATGGTTGGACAGGAGTCGAGGCGGAAATTCGTAACGAACCGATCAATATGGTGTATTTAACTGATTACTCAGAGAAACTTGATTACTACACACCAGTCATTACTACGAATGAAAAAATGATCAAGGATGATCCAGAAACAGTAGAGGCATTCATGGCTGCACTTACAGAGGGATATGAGTTTGCAATTGAGCACCCGGCTGACAGTGCAGATGTTTTGATTCAGGCGGTCCCTGATTTGGATGAAGAGCTAGTGAAGAGAAGTCAGGAATGGCTTTCCCCAAGATACCAGGATGACGCTGCGCGCTGGGGAGAGCAAAAGCTGGAAGTTTGGGAGAATTACAGTGAATGGATGTTTGATAACGGTCTTCTGGAGAAGGAATTAGAAGCTGATAAAGCTTTTACGAATGAGTTTTTACCAAAGAGGGGGAACTGA
- a CDS encoding thiamine-binding protein yields the protein MATALVSVQIIPKASSAEEVIGLVDEAIKIIDRSGVSYEVHPLETTMEGELEHLLAVIAEMNKKMIELGSPNVISQVKILYQPDGITMGRLTEKYR from the coding sequence ATGGCAACTGCGTTAGTAAGTGTACAAATCATACCTAAAGCTTCATCTGCCGAGGAAGTCATTGGATTGGTGGATGAGGCAATCAAAATTATTGACCGGTCAGGTGTAAGTTATGAAGTACATCCGCTGGAGACAACAATGGAGGGAGAACTGGAGCATCTGTTAGCGGTAATTGCCGAGATGAACAAGAAAATGATTGAACTTGGATCTCCAAACGTCATTTCCCAGGTGAAAATCCTGTATCAGCCAGATGGAATTACAATGGGCAGGCTGACGGAGAAATATCGGTGA
- a CDS encoding ABC transporter permease yields MNSLWYKGWRPFLVLVLFFLFWEVMTRVKEIPAWLLPAPSVIFKEAAGSYPLFLPDIGATLTLAITGLLLGSTIGLLIAMILHLIPSLRNAFYPLLILSQNVPIIVLAPLLVIWFGFGFLPKLLIIILVCFFPVTIASLDGFSNVPGELLHYMRMSGATRFQIFAKLELPNALSPLFSGLKIAATYSVMGAVISEWLGAEKGIGVFMTLSSSAFRTDRVFIAIFIIIFFSMLLYSVIVMIEKNVIKWKVKGER; encoded by the coding sequence ATTAACTCACTCTGGTATAAAGGATGGCGGCCATTTTTGGTTCTCGTCCTTTTCTTCTTGTTTTGGGAAGTGATGACTCGTGTAAAGGAGATACCGGCATGGCTGCTGCCCGCCCCTTCTGTGATTTTTAAGGAAGCGGCAGGGAGTTATCCATTATTTTTGCCAGACATAGGTGCAACCTTGACATTGGCGATTACCGGGCTTTTGCTGGGATCAACAATCGGATTATTGATTGCCATGATCCTCCACTTAATCCCTTCTCTGAGAAACGCATTTTATCCATTGCTGATTCTATCGCAAAATGTCCCGATTATTGTTTTAGCTCCTCTGTTGGTCATTTGGTTTGGTTTCGGCTTTTTGCCTAAATTGCTCATCATCATTTTAGTTTGTTTTTTTCCGGTCACTATTGCTTCATTGGATGGTTTCAGCAATGTACCGGGAGAACTTCTGCATTACATGAGGATGTCAGGGGCCACTCGGTTCCAGATATTTGCGAAGCTTGAGCTTCCCAATGCACTGTCGCCCCTGTTTTCTGGGTTGAAAATAGCAGCGACATACAGCGTCATGGGTGCTGTCATTTCAGAATGGCTGGGGGCTGAGAAAGGAATTGGCGTTTTCATGACACTGTCTTCCTCAGCCTTCAGGACAGACAGGGTTTTCATTGCCATTTTCATTATTATTTTTTTCAGCATGCTGCTCTACAGTGTTATTGTGATGATTGAAAAGAATGTGATTAAATGGAAAGTCAAGGGTGAGAGATGA
- a CDS encoding ABC transporter ATP-binding protein, whose amino-acid sequence MMEAKIRLENVTKSFLDTGVVLDDLSLYVKEGEFVSIIGPSGSGKSTIFQCIGGLLKPEKGDLFLDNRKINGETGNIAYMPQQNSLLPWRTVTDNVLLGQELFQKPDKQEAQNWLRKINLSDFQDAYPHQLSGGMKQRVAFLRALLSPQSVLLLDEPFSALDEFTRFDMQKWLLSIWEAKRKSVLFITHNIEEAIFLSDRIYLLSPRPAKIIREIEVSFKRPRTDTLLMESEFLELKREIYGDLKAGGLHESV is encoded by the coding sequence ATGATGGAAGCAAAAATCAGACTTGAAAATGTCACTAAATCCTTTTTAGACACCGGGGTAGTCCTTGATGATCTCTCTTTGTATGTGAAAGAGGGAGAATTTGTTTCCATTATTGGACCTTCCGGCAGCGGGAAAAGTACCATCTTTCAATGTATTGGAGGATTGCTCAAACCTGAAAAAGGAGACCTGTTTCTGGATAACCGGAAAATTAATGGGGAGACAGGAAATATAGCATATATGCCTCAGCAGAACTCACTTCTCCCCTGGAGGACGGTAACAGATAATGTCTTGCTGGGCCAGGAACTGTTCCAGAAGCCAGATAAACAAGAGGCTCAAAATTGGTTAAGGAAAATTAATTTATCAGACTTTCAAGATGCTTATCCACACCAGCTTTCAGGGGGGATGAAGCAAAGGGTCGCTTTTTTAAGGGCGCTTCTGAGTCCACAATCTGTTTTGCTGCTTGATGAGCCATTTTCTGCACTGGATGAGTTCACCCGATTTGATATGCAAAAGTGGTTGTTATCGATCTGGGAAGCGAAGAGGAAATCCGTTCTGTTTATTACCCACAATATTGAAGAAGCTATTTTCTTATCCGATCGGATCTATCTCTTATCTCCTAGGCCAGCTAAAATCATTCGTGAAATCGAAGTATCTTTTAAGAGGCCGCGAACAGACACTCTGCTTATGGAAAGCGAATTTCTCGAACTGAAGAGGGAAATATACGGCGATTTGAAGGCAGGTGGTTTGCATGAAAGTGTTTGA
- a CDS encoding TatD family hydrolase has product MKVFDAHIHFDKYTDRDQNQIIKTLAEKKVVGMITVSMNLLSSKENLRLADQHPNIYSAFGCHPEQPLPTDNEVAELLNWIEVNQENMVAVGEVGLPYYLREKAKGNRFPYRGYVEVLEQFIILAKKLDKPIILHAIYDDASAVCDLLEKHNVSKAHFHWFKGNLKTMGRMVENKYFISLTPDILYEEETRGVAEFYPLHLIMAETDGPWPFEGIFHDKLTQPSMVHHVVHQIAAIKKVGVEDVYNSLYNQVKSFYQI; this is encoded by the coding sequence ATGAAAGTGTTTGATGCTCATATTCATTTTGATAAATATACAGATAGAGATCAAAATCAAATTATCAAAACGTTAGCGGAAAAGAAAGTGGTAGGTATGATAACAGTCTCAATGAACCTTTTATCCAGCAAAGAAAACCTGAGATTGGCTGATCAGCACCCGAATATTTATTCCGCTTTTGGCTGCCATCCCGAACAGCCTCTGCCGACCGATAATGAAGTTGCAGAACTGTTGAATTGGATTGAAGTAAATCAAGAAAATATGGTTGCTGTCGGTGAAGTTGGGCTGCCTTATTATCTACGGGAGAAGGCTAAAGGGAACAGGTTTCCTTATCGGGGATATGTAGAGGTTTTAGAGCAATTTATTATTTTGGCCAAGAAGCTGGATAAACCGATCATCCTTCATGCAATTTATGACGATGCATCTGCAGTATGTGACCTGTTGGAAAAACATAATGTAAGCAAGGCTCATTTTCATTGGTTTAAAGGTAATCTGAAGACAATGGGGAGAATGGTGGAAAATAAGTATTTTATCTCGCTCACACCGGACATCCTTTATGAAGAAGAAACCAGAGGGGTTGCAGAATTCTATCCTTTGCATTTGATCATGGCGGAAACTGATGGTCCCTGGCCATTTGAAGGGATTTTTCACGACAAACTGACTCAGCCTTCAATGGTTCACCATGTGGTCCATCAAATTGCCGCCATTAAGAAGGTCGGGGTTGAAGATGTGTACAACAGTTTGTACAACCAGGTGAAAAGCTTCTATCAGATATAA
- a CDS encoding four-helix bundle copper-binding protein: protein MGILSASPTQMDNCIDACVKCARACEECLTACLQEPDVQARIMCIQTLNDCAEICLQAVAYMARNSQFAKQHCQLCADICDACAMHCEKFQDAHCQECAKICRECAEACRNMAS, encoded by the coding sequence ATGGGAATATTGTCAGCGTCACCAACTCAAATGGACAACTGTATTGATGCATGCGTAAAATGTGCGAGGGCATGTGAGGAATGCCTGACTGCCTGCCTTCAGGAGCCTGATGTCCAGGCACGGATCATGTGCATTCAGACCTTGAATGACTGCGCAGAAATATGCCTTCAGGCTGTGGCTTATATGGCACGGAACAGCCAGTTCGCCAAGCAGCACTGCCAATTGTGTGCAGATATTTGTGATGCATGTGCAATGCATTGTGAAAAGTTCCAGGATGCGCATTGCCAGGAATGTGCAAAAATCTGCCGTGAATGTGCAGAAGCGTGCAGAAACATGGCTTCATAA